The following are from one region of the Pectobacterium actinidiae genome:
- the iolD gene encoding 3D-(3,5/4)-trihydroxycyclohexane-1,2-dione acylhydrolase (decyclizing) has product MDTCRITMAQALVRFLNQQYLSVDGEESPFVQGVMTIFGHGNVLGIGQALEQEANRLTVHQGCNEQGMAHIAVGFAKQHKRRKIYAVTSSVGPGAANMVTAAATATANRIPVLLLPGDLFACRQPDPVLQQVEQYHDLSISTNDCFKPVSRYWDRINRPEQLMSALINAMRVLTDPADTGAVTLCLPQDVQAEVWDYPASFFRKRVHHLERRPPDAARLDEAAALIAKKRRPMLICGGGVRYSGAHDVLAQFAEQFAIPFGETQAGKGAIVSSHPLNCGGIGVTGGLAANRLAQEADLIIGVGTRLTDFTTGSKSLFQNPNVEFLLLNVAEFDALKLDALPLIADARVGLEALAERLETVSYRSDWQQTVEQARAEWERELQRLFTVQDNGELVPEVVDGLEDKLDEYRQMLNTHLTQTRVLGILNEKLEDNAIVVGAAGSLPGDLQRVWQVKTPDSYHLEYGYSCMGYEIAAAIGARLAAPQQPVYAMVGDGSYLMLHTELQTAVQEGIKITVLLFDNAGFGCINNLQMSQGMGSFCTENRYRDAESGQLRGGLIPVDFAKNAESYGCKAWRVQDEISLRQALAESREHPGPVLLDIKVLPKTMTHGYESWWRTGTAQVADNPEIEAAANSVKAALSHARQY; this is encoded by the coding sequence ATGGATACGTGTCGCATCACCATGGCGCAGGCGCTGGTCAGGTTTCTCAACCAGCAATACCTCAGCGTAGACGGTGAAGAATCCCCCTTTGTGCAGGGCGTCATGACCATTTTCGGTCACGGTAATGTGCTGGGCATCGGTCAAGCGCTGGAGCAGGAGGCGAATCGTCTCACTGTGCATCAGGGGTGCAACGAACAAGGAATGGCGCATATCGCCGTTGGGTTCGCTAAGCAGCACAAGCGGCGGAAAATCTATGCGGTGACCTCATCGGTGGGGCCGGGCGCAGCAAATATGGTGACTGCTGCGGCGACCGCCACCGCCAACCGTATTCCGGTGTTACTACTGCCCGGCGATCTCTTTGCCTGCCGCCAGCCAGATCCGGTGTTGCAGCAGGTCGAGCAATATCACGATCTGTCGATTAGTACCAATGACTGCTTTAAACCGGTGTCCCGCTATTGGGATCGCATTAATCGCCCTGAACAACTTATGAGTGCACTGATTAACGCCATGCGCGTGCTGACCGATCCGGCTGATACCGGTGCGGTAACGCTGTGCTTACCGCAGGATGTGCAGGCAGAAGTTTGGGATTATCCGGCATCGTTTTTCCGCAAACGCGTCCATCATCTCGAACGCCGTCCGCCGGATGCGGCACGACTGGATGAGGCGGCAGCGCTGATTGCGAAAAAGCGTCGTCCGATGCTGATTTGCGGCGGCGGTGTGCGTTATTCCGGCGCACATGATGTGCTGGCGCAGTTTGCCGAGCAGTTTGCGATTCCGTTTGGCGAAACGCAGGCAGGCAAGGGCGCGATTGTTTCCTCACATCCGCTGAACTGCGGCGGCATTGGCGTGACGGGCGGGCTGGCAGCGAACCGACTGGCGCAGGAGGCAGATCTGATTATCGGCGTCGGGACGCGTTTAACCGACTTTACTACGGGTTCCAAATCGCTGTTTCAGAACCCGAACGTCGAATTTTTACTGCTTAACGTTGCCGAGTTCGATGCGTTAAAACTGGATGCGCTGCCTTTAATCGCCGATGCACGTGTCGGGCTGGAGGCGTTGGCCGAACGGCTGGAGACCGTGTCATATCGTAGTGACTGGCAGCAGACTGTCGAGCAGGCTCGTGCTGAATGGGAACGCGAGCTACAGCGGCTGTTTACCGTGCAGGATAACGGTGAATTGGTGCCAGAAGTGGTGGATGGTCTGGAAGACAAGCTGGATGAATACCGCCAGATGCTGAACACCCATCTGACGCAAACGCGCGTGCTGGGCATTCTGAATGAGAAACTGGAAGACAACGCGATTGTGGTGGGGGCGGCGGGTTCGTTACCGGGCGATCTACAGCGCGTGTGGCAGGTGAAAACGCCGGACAGCTATCATCTGGAATACGGCTATTCCTGTATGGGGTACGAGATTGCGGCGGCGATTGGTGCACGCCTTGCGGCACCGCAACAGCCGGTCTACGCGATGGTCGGCGACGGGTCTTATTTAATGCTGCATACCGAACTGCAAACGGCGGTACAGGAGGGCATCAAAATCACCGTGCTGCTGTTCGATAACGCGGGCTTCGGTTGTATCAACAACCTGCAAATGAGCCAGGGAATGGGCAGTTTCTGTACGGAAAATCGCTACCGCGATGCGGAGTCGGGGCAACTGCGCGGTGGGCTTATTCCCGTAGATTTCGCCAAGAACGCGGAAAGCTATGGTTGTAAAGCGTGGCGGGTACAGGATGAAATCTCGCTAAGGCAGGCGCTGGCTGAATCACGCGAACATCCGGGACCGGTGCTGCTTGATATCAAGGTGCTGCCGAAAACGATGACGCACGGCTACGAATCCTGGTGGCGCACCGGCACAGCGCAGGTTGCGGATAATCCAGAGATTGAGGCTGCTGCCAATAGCGTGAAAGCGGCGCTCTCACATGCCCGTCAGTATTAA
- a CDS encoding CoA-acylating methylmalonate-semialdehyde dehydrogenase codes for METVSNFIQGAIASSNSQRYAAVYNPATGEQIRQVVMSDKAEVEQAIASAAAAFPAWSKHSPLRRARVLFRFKALLEERMDTLARLISQEHGKVYSDAVGEVTRGLEVVEFACGIPHLQKGEHSANVGTGVDSHSLMQPLGVCVGITPFNFPAMVPMWMFPIALATGNTFVLKPSEKDPSLSLLLAQLLKEAGLPDGVFNVVQGDKEAVDVLLTDPRVQAVSFVGSTPVAEYIYQTASAHGKRCQALGGAKNHCILMPDADMDMAASAIMGTAFGAAGERCMALSVVVAVGDDTADALNQRLNAQINAMRVGPGLVDGQENEMGPVISAPHRAKIADYIQSGVEQGATLRIDGRTLSVQGHPQGYFIGPTLFDNVTPEMKIYQEEIFGPVLSVVRVPDYQTAVTLINNHEYGNGTAIFTRDGETARQFCEEVQAGMVGVNVPIPVPMAFHSFGGWKRSIFGPLNVHGNDGVRFYTRMKTVTSRWPASVRLEHHTSSFVMPTLE; via the coding sequence ATGGAAACCGTATCTAACTTCATTCAGGGGGCGATTGCCTCCAGCAACAGCCAACGCTACGCCGCGGTGTATAACCCAGCGACGGGCGAGCAGATTCGCCAGGTTGTGATGTCTGATAAGGCGGAGGTCGAGCAGGCGATTGCCAGCGCGGCAGCAGCATTCCCTGCGTGGTCAAAACACTCTCCGCTACGCCGTGCGCGCGTATTGTTTCGCTTCAAAGCACTACTGGAAGAACGAATGGATACACTGGCCCGGCTGATTTCACAGGAGCACGGCAAGGTCTATTCCGATGCCGTGGGGGAGGTGACGCGCGGTCTGGAAGTGGTTGAGTTTGCCTGTGGGATTCCACATCTGCAAAAAGGCGAACACTCGGCGAATGTCGGCACCGGGGTGGATAGCCATTCGCTCATGCAGCCGCTTGGCGTGTGCGTCGGGATTACGCCGTTCAACTTCCCGGCGATGGTGCCGATGTGGATGTTCCCGATTGCGCTGGCGACCGGTAATACCTTTGTGCTTAAGCCGTCGGAAAAAGATCCGTCACTCTCGCTGCTGTTAGCGCAGCTGCTGAAAGAAGCGGGTCTGCCGGATGGCGTCTTTAACGTTGTTCAGGGCGACAAAGAAGCGGTCGATGTTCTGTTGACCGATCCGCGCGTGCAGGCGGTAAGTTTTGTGGGGTCGACGCCAGTCGCGGAATACATTTATCAGACGGCATCGGCGCACGGCAAACGCTGTCAGGCGCTGGGCGGGGCGAAAAACCACTGCATCCTGATGCCGGATGCCGACATGGACATGGCTGCCAGCGCGATCATGGGCACGGCGTTTGGTGCGGCAGGCGAGCGCTGCATGGCGCTGTCGGTGGTGGTGGCCGTTGGTGATGACACGGCGGACGCGCTGAATCAGCGTCTGAATGCACAGATCAACGCAATGCGCGTTGGGCCGGGTTTGGTGGACGGTCAGGAGAATGAAATGGGGCCGGTGATCAGCGCACCGCACCGGGCGAAGATTGCCGACTATATTCAAAGTGGCGTCGAGCAGGGCGCGACGCTGCGCATTGATGGCCGTACGCTGTCTGTACAGGGGCATCCGCAAGGTTACTTTATCGGACCGACGCTGTTCGATAATGTCACGCCGGAGATGAAAATCTATCAGGAAGAAATTTTTGGCCCGGTGCTGTCCGTGGTGCGCGTACCGGATTACCAGACGGCGGTGACGCTGATTAACAACCATGAATATGGCAACGGCACCGCTATTTTTACCCGCGATGGTGAAACGGCACGCCAGTTCTGCGAAGAGGTGCAGGCAGGCATGGTCGGCGTGAACGTACCGATTCCGGTGCCGATGGCATTCCACAGCTTTGGCGGCTGGAAACGCTCTATTTTTGGGCCGCTCAATGTTCACGGCAATGATGGTGTGCGCTTCTACACCCGCATGAAAACCGTTACCAGCCGCTGGCCCGCCAGCGTCCGTCTGGAGCACCACACCAGCAGCTTCGTCATGCCCACGCTGGAGTGA